The Montipora foliosa isolate CH-2021 chromosome 6, ASM3666993v2, whole genome shotgun sequence genome includes the window AGTACAATTGAGACACATCTGGGGTTgttggtttttcttgttttcctatGCTGTGGACAGCTTGTCTTGGCCTACCCTTGTTTGGGCCTTTTCTAGGTTTGTGCTGCGATTTGTTTGCTTTGCTAGATGTGCAAACTTGCTTCCAATGATTGGCCTTTCCACATGCCTTACATTTGGTGCCATGTGCAGGACAAAGGATCTTGTTTGATAGGTCATGGACAGTCCCACAATTACCGTAGGTTGGACGAGAAACGGGCTTTGGTGTGTGTTTCAAATTATGAACTTCATTTGTGGTAGTTCCCCTGATGTCATGGAGCTGGTGGCTTGTAGCCTGTGTGCGAGCAATATCAATGGCTTTGTCAAGTGTTACATAGTTTtatcaatacagaaagtatcctaaacaatcataaaagctaaccttaggcctaaaaacttttgtttaggtgtaattaggcctaaggttagggttagggttaataAGGTTTTAATAATAACTGATAATAAGTAGCAGTACTAGATAATTGAGTGACAGTTCTAGATAAGCAtagtttttggatttcatgtCCCAAACAGGGCACCGTATCCATGCCAGCTTCAGAGACAGTCATTAGACAATCAAAGTTGTAATAGTTTCCTCGCGATCAGCGGTCAGCGAAGATGGCCGCGTATTTTTCAGCTCTGCTGTCATTCAGACTTCTttgagtgtgtgtgtgtgtttgtcaATATGGGCACGTCGAGGAGAGGTCGAAAAATGGATTCTTCTGTGAGtgaagatcaagattttgaaacttATGTTCGGGAGTGTCTTGGTTCTATGCTCCGTGATATGGAATCTATCAAGTCCAACCAAGCTGTCTTCCAACAAGACTTGGCTGAAGTGAAGCGAAAACTTGACACCACAGCAGAGTCGCTGAATTTAAAATTCGAAACTTTAAATGGTGAACTGCAGGAGTGCATGGTTAAAACTGATTCACTGGAAACCGAGGTCAATAACCACGCTGCCAGCATCGATAGGGCGTATGAAAAACTCCTTTCATTAGAAAAATTTTCTCGAGATGTTAATTTGCGGTTCTACAACATTTCTGAGCACCCTGGTGAAAACTGTATTGAAAGATTACAAACTTTGCTATCTGAAGACTTGGGTTTTATGCCTGTGATAGAGAACGCCCACAGGATTGGACGTCCTAGGACCGACTCTGGAGCTAACTCAAGGCCTATTATCGCCAAGGAGTTCCTTTATCGGCCGGAGCGCCTACAAGTGATCCAGAAGAAGACAATGTTAAAGAATGGCGTTACAGTGTCTGACGATTTAATCTGGGAAGAtagacaaacgaaaaaaaagctGAAGGATGTCATGCAACAGGCTTACGAAGAAGGGAAGAAACCGCGTTTCCACCATGGTAAATTATATATTGACGGGATTTTATATAAAAATGACTCTTAAAgtttaataattgttaatatgTATGTGTGTGTATATGTGTATATTTTCCTACTATTGATCTTATAGAATGAATCATGAATGATCATGGTATTTTCACAATGGAGTTAAATGAACTGTCTTCCTTTGTTAAACCACACTTATCTGCATTTCATTTAAATATTAGAAGTCTAAATCAGCACTTCACTGAATTATGTAACTTCCTAGATCACactccttttgtttttgacttCATTGGATGCTCGGAAACTTGGATCACTCCTCAATCTGAtctggattgctttaaaattcCTGGCTACACTTTTGTCAATGGCAATCGCACTTTCTCATCTGGTGGCGGAGTAGGGCTATACATAAAATCTGATCATACCTTTTGATTTAGGGATGACTTAAAAATAGATTTGATTGAAAATATGTGGAttgaaacccaagaattatTTATTGGCATTGCATACAAACCACCCAGTTTTTCTAATCGAGATTTCATAGATATGCTTGAAGGAACTTTacataaaatttatttatcaaAGAAGAGATGCTTGATCATGGATGACTTTAATATTAACACACTCAAGCAAAGTACCTTATCTAAAGAATATTTAAACTTATTACATTCTGAAGGCTTCAGTCCATTAATATTTGAGGCCACTCGCATATCTGAATTTACCCAGTCTTGCATAGAGCAtattcatattaattttgcacTCCCATCTACCAGTGGAAGTGTTGCCATTGAGATAGCTGATCATCTTCCAGTTTTTACTATATTGTATGAGGTAGATCAGATGCCTTTCCCTGACTCTTTTGAATTTAGAGATTTTAAAAGGTTTAATAGTGACTTGTTTAAAATAGCGTTGGATGTTGTGGACTGGTCACCAGTCTTCAGTTCTTTTGATGTTAATGAGAGCCTGTCCCGTTTCCTTCACATATTCAATAGCGTAAGCAACAAACATGCGCCCTTGAAATCATTTAAAGTTAGAAATTCAGCTTCTAAACCGTGGATAACTATAGGACtgaaaaaatcaataaaagtgCGGGACAAACTTTACAAAAAATGTCTAATTACTCGGAACCCATTATTTCtgaataaatataaactttATTGTAATAAAATTACTTTCATAAATAAATTATATCGCACCGCATATTACACTCAAGTCCTTGCGGACTCTACTAATGCAAAGAAGATGTgggataatattaattttattattaataaaaagcATCCATCTTCAATTATAGACAAACTTCATATCGGAAACAAACAATATCATCATTCTGCATTTTCCAATCTCTTAAACAAGTTTTTTGGTGATATACCTACTAAACTTGCCTCTAAGCTGCCAAAGTCTAATTGTCACTTTACTTCTTATCTTAGACAAAGTGAGTCTAAATTTTGTTTTAGACCTGCTAATGAGATagaggtttttcttcttctCGAGAGTCTTGATGGCAGAAAATCTTTCGGAGTGGACAAAGTCCATCCTTTTTTACTTTCTGTAGCGGATTTCAGATCTTTCGCCCTGTTACCCATATTGTTAACATGTCTATTAAACAAGGTATTTTCCCAGAGAAattaaaaatcgcaaaagtgaTTCCTGTCTTCAAGCAGGTGAtaattatagaccaatttctGTTCTTCATGCATTAgccaaattgttgaaaaatgtatatttacTCAATTAagtcattatttttttactgaagatATTATCGTTTTTAATCAATATGGATTTAAGCCAGGTTGCACTACTGTGGATTGTCTTGTAGATCTTGTAGAGGAAATTTCTACAACTCTTGATCAAGGTGATTATGCTGTATCAATTTTCGTGGACTTAAgcaaagcatttgacactgttaaCCATTTAATGCTATTGTCTAAACTACTttttttatggtatttcaaattctgatattatttggtttaaatcttatttgAACAAGAGGAAACAAAGAGTATCTGTGAATGGTGTTATGTCTGATACCTTTTCTATCTCAACTGGTATTCCTCAGGGCTCAAACCTTGGACCATTgctatttttaatatatatcaATGACTTTATCCAAGCTTCCAATTTTTTCACTATGagactttttgctgatgatacctCTCCAACAGCCTCTGATAAAAATATAGACAAACTTTTGCTGCAAGTTAATTCAGAACTTATAAATATCTATGACTGGTTATGTCATAATAAGTTAACTTtaaacttaaagaaaacaaaatatcttaTTTTCCAACCGcgtcaaaaaataaattttaacttACTTCCTCCATTAATAATGATCTTCCTTTTTCCATTCGAAATATTTCCTCGaaaattcttttcaaaaaagcagttttcaaatattattttgctcagtactaaTCTCCTTGACTCGTGCCATGATGTACGTTGTGTGTGTGCATATGTATGTGTCTGTGTACGTGTGCTTATGtgtgtgtttatttatttatcattatttCTTATTCTTATGTATGGACTTATTGTAAAGAGCTATAAATTATAATCAGTGTTAATGGGCACTAATTACTTTTTACTATATCGTGCCCTTCTCCATTTTATTTCTTGTACTTAAATTAATTACTCTATTTTGTTTggagaaaatattaaaaataaataaataaataaaagtctCACTTTCAATATTCTGGCTCAAACATCAGTAAATATCAAGtacattttaattatttaatttagttataCTGCGTAAGAAGTTGCAATTTGTTTTTCCCATCTGAGCTTTACATGACTTGGGACATTCTTACTCTTGAGGTAGGGGAATTTGGTTCCATTTTCTGCCCATGAGGTAGTGAAATTGATGCTTTTTTCCTTGATGCTCTGTCAGTTCCCCCACCCTTTCCCGGGACTGGAGGGGAGTGTGGGGGTTtccattgactggtgcataattagcttcaaaacgtattgcattatggggtGGGGAATAGTCTATGACGTGATATACTACGTGCGATATGATATGTGTGAGGAGCTCATCACTTGAAGCGAATGACAAGTAACATCactttcaagtgaagctatgatcctcgcaattatgaacgcaattttggcaattgcgtagagaagcctgaaaattcaggaaatcaacagggtttgaactcgtgacctcgagatctaaccaactgagctattacAAATAAAGCCACTGACGGTGGGAGGTAACTgttcttattatatgactagctccgtgagcgggcaagatgaaccaaatcgcgcgctctgattggctacccgagcgggcaagatggagcgatactgcccgctcgggatttctcgcttggtcccgcaagatcaaagatcattttttggtgttttaagtcatataataaatcctttattgaccaagattgttcggtcaagatgactggatattggcctcgttctgttttttgcgtgtttatggacctcgacttcgtctcggtccataaacacgcaaaaaaagaacttggccaatatccagtcatcttgacctcacgcttggtcaataacccatacatattaATTAAACTGCGAAgaacatagcttcacttgatttcatgtccgcagttcaatatatgattacTTTCATACATCACTTTACTGATCGGTTCCTTGGACATGGTTACTTTTGGGTATGTCCTCAATGTTTGcttattgtttaatttaaacaaatgACCTGAAGAGACTATTGAAATTGCAGAAAAAATACTCGGCGTACACGCTTCCATGGGACAAAGAACTTCTTGCCTTGCTTCTTTATTGCACTTTTTATCGACAGGTTTTTGGCACAGGTATGGGTTCTCCTGTTTCTGCTGTCATTGCTAACATGGTAATGGCTGGTGTAGAACAAAGGGCTGGATTCCTCCTCGGTCCAGCCCATTTTTTTGGAAACGATATGTCGACGAGGAAGCAGGAACGGAACTGTGAAGGAAAGTGACACGACTTACAATGATGTTTAAAAGTTTCTGGCCTGTCAACCATACAACTGCCACCGCTAAAGGGTACTAGGCAATGCCATCCTAAAAAACTCATTTAGGTCAGtgccaaaacaaacaaataccaACACTGTAACCGTTTTATTGCACATACAATCAAAGAATGGAACTCTTTACCAAACAGAGTCATTGAAGAGCAGTCAGTGGAAGCTTTCAAAACGCTGAGCCCGGaacttttttatcattatttatttgttagCACTTGCACCTTGTCTCATATTTTCACACTAACACATGCACGTTTACACATCTGCGGTGATGGGTTATGCCTTTTGCAAATCACAAAATTAGAATTAAAATTAGCGGCGCATTAAGTCTGCAACCGTCTGGTTGTGCACTATCCAAACAAAATCAATGTATTCTAAAGCTACTGTCAACGAGAAAAATGGAGTGTTTACTGAGACGCAAACCCACAGCCACCAGGCGGTGATCAGCAAAGGAAGCGAAAACCCTTGGGGACGTGTTTAGTTAAGTCGGCCGATGCACACGAGATAAAGTGAAACAATGTTTCGCTTTTCCCCCTTAATTCTAGGTTCGTTACGAGGTATATTTTTTGGTAACTGATCccaaattttcaccaaaaattTTGATCCCTCATCCCAAAAATGATTagaattttgatccctgaaccCACAAAAACGTGATCCCTCATTACATGAAAAATTCTGCTGATCCCGATCCCACGCGTAGTGATTCCAGATTCCatgggcccgtttctcaaaagtcccgaaaagccatctgtgaaattgccaaccgcttgttttggaaagccggtctttcgacatgttttcaaggtaacaaagagaaaaataactgtgaagtttgacgaattaaaccctctccgttcttgagatacaaagggaattgtgacccttgaaaatgacccgtaaagtttcgggactttcgagaaaccggCCCCAGGGCTGTGATCTCTTATCCCGGCCCTTTTCAGGcctttgatccctgatcccatatacctcgttacgaccctgtaATTCCGAATTGCATGGGAATACTGTGCGACTTTTTTGTTTATAAAACACTtaataaactttttttttattaattctCAAGTAAAGATTCCTCCGAGTAGAAAcaacgcagtggtgagagcactcgcctcccaccaatgtcgcccgggttcgattcccggactcggcgtcatatgtgggttgagtttgttggttctctactctgcaccgagaggttttctccgggtactccggtttcccctctcctcaaaaaccaacatttgacttgatttactttcattgttcatttcagtttacagtgtccccaattagcgctccagcactagaacgactagacacttaaataaagttcctttcctttcctttcctttcctttaacgCTTAGTTGTGAGAAACTTTCAGGCTTGAGTATAgaatgttttcacgtgacgtcacggcggccatgttaatttacctaaacaatggaacggcggccatgttggtgtacccaactaatcctccaggaattatgggttgtgagtagtttttatagtatagtaggagctacgctattggtggtaacatggcaacgtggaaaacaggaatacattagttagatgaaaagcgttcgttaataccgtggggattaagggtgccgatttggaagatgaatttttgttccagattcttgtggctttccgtcgtacctaaaTGTAGGGAAaagccgcagatagccatgtgttgtttggagtggttagggagattaaaacgacgagcgactggcttagatgcatctttgtcattcttctcaacatcgcgaaggtgtgcgcggaatcggtcgcctagtagtctacctgtctcgccaatgtataatttattacttgACGTACagattatgcaataaatgacatttgcggaggttcATGTGAAatgatcggtgatcttaacggATCGCTTTGGTCgcgatattttgctagtgttaagagtgaaaggacaagttttgcttCGTGAGCGcgtgcatttgaaagtgccgggttgctcgttagttttcagtgcgcttctaactaaaaagctgcctacgtttttgtcgcgtttgactGAAATTAGTGGAGGTTTCGAAGAGATTTTACCAGTCTCGgatcattttagagtaatttaaACTTATTAAGAAtaatacttttgactgcgtgattatgaggatggaaagtgagggtgaatggaattctgtcattcttatccttttgtgacgtttgtagtgctgactgtcgagCTTCTTACAAATTTCGTGGGACTGCACAGTTAAGACACCTGCCTCAGCAGGAAGAAAAGCTGGTAGTATATTACTGTCGAGTGGAGGGATGTCCGCATTAACTGAAACGTAAAACTGATTTAAactattaaagtgctactgtgatcaaatttttatcccttgagttttttggtttatcacatagagtaccatgaaagattaaaaacgctgtttaccgcttggaaatatctgcattggttccggagatatttaagtttgaaaaatgtgttaaatatgcaaatgagaaggctgatgacgtcattcacccaacccaatagaacatcaagaatataaatagagctatctcggtcaatttgcaacagagaccactgaaacttggtgagctaatagttctgagggcaacacacctacgactgtaaaggaATTTGTTCCCAtgacaactcactcttttccagtcccctccaactgatttcaacattttggtgatctcagggtagaaatacatttaccaaggccacaaactcgacctaacatctttatatgctggcaggatcatgcagatgaggcaccatttgcaaatatcaaaacaaaacgccaaaggtggtctgcaaagcttttaatatcagggaggtctggaacccagtatgttgccatggtaacaaaaatggtatgctcatattgtggaacacatctcctagaatcttagtgcaaagaaccaagtatttctgatacaaattggctgagatatctttctcccatcatacttgatccaaatttggttgggtttatgacatcatcacttggctaatttgcatatttaaaaaacttgaatatctccagaacaaaaagagatatttgaaaatggtaaacagcattcttcttctcggacagactacgtgtttatgtgccaaaatggcttagatagggaagatgcaaatttcgtcacagtagcactttaacaagCTCTTCTTGGCACATGGTTTTTCCATCTCGTTCAAGTGAGAAAAAGGAGGGCTTTGCAGATCTGCAAGACATTTTATTAATAATGTTCCACCACTTGCGGCAGTCATCATTCCTTAGATGCTGTACTTTGTTCTTGTTCCTCTTCGCTATTTCTTGTTGGactttgtatttcaaagaaCGTTAGGCTGGGATGTTGCCGCTGTGAAATGCTTTCTGTCGGTCTTTGATCATAAGCTTGAGTTCAGGTGTTATCCATGGCTTGTCTGTTGCATGAAGCTTGATGGTCTTTACGGGGAAGATCCGGTTAATGGCATCAGTTAGTTGGATAGTAAACAAGGACGCTAGATCGTCAACGCACGCACAAGGGCCGAAATCGGTAAACCAGTCATGTCTGGTAACCCATCTTCCAAAAGCTTCTATTCCAGAACGAGGCGCACCAGGCGCTTAAAGGGATTTAATCCGCAAGGGCTGCCTGGGCGCTAAACTAGGTTGCCAAGAGTACGATGTTGTGATCACTTGAGCCTAGTGGGGCATGGATTGTTGGACTGCCATACAAATTATGCATATTTGTTACTATGAAATCTAAGATAGCAGAGTCTCTGGTAGGTTGTTGGACGACTTGCTTTAAAATGTGATGAGAAACAAGGTTACTACAATCAAAATCGTTGAAATCGCCGAGAAGAACCAGACCATGGTCAGGGTGTTCGTTACGCAGACGATCAGTAGTATTAATTAAGTAGTCATTCAGTCCTTTATGACTTTCAGTAGGTCGACCTGGAGGATGATAAACAACACAGACAGCCATGCCAGATAAACGTCTAGGCAGACGTTTGGGATGTAAAGTGAGCCACAGGCATTCAAAGATCGGGTTTTCTGAGTCCAACCGCCGTTTACAAGGTATTACGTTGTTCAAATAAACGCAGATTCCGCCACCTCGGCCAGTTATACGATCTTTACGGAAAAGATTGAAAGCACTGATTGACAACAGGCTGTCATCGATATCGCTACGCAGCCACGACTCTGTGATAGCGACCAAGTCGACTGGACTCGTTGCCAGTAATGCTGTTAATTCATCTAGCTTTGGAGAAAGGGAACGTGCATTCAATAAGTAGAGACTTAGTAGCATTGCTTTCTGACCAGTAATCAAGTTGATGTTATTATTGTtgccgccgccgccgctgctACTGTTGCTGTACATGTTGTTTAGAGCAGGGGCCACTATAGGTATGGGCTTAATAACACGTCCAGATGGAGCTTTACGTCTTTTGAATGCTTGGTCACGTTCGGTAATTCTCACGGGAATCGCCCTCTGCTTATTAGCATGTCTGCCAGGAGGAATAACAACACAGTTATTAATATTCGATCCTACAgaaatttgcctttgagaggTTGCTATACTGGAGTTACGTCTAGAATGAATGATTGTCTTGATGTTAAATATTCGAGCGTTGCTAAAATAATTGCAGGAATTCAAAATCCCGAGATTTTGTAGATGAAGTTTCAAGTCGTGGTCGATCGAAGGATTACAAGTGTTTTCGCCGTAATGAATCAACTCGGGAATTATTGTAGTAACAAATTTCGCTGTCAAGtcattgggttagtggctacttgttcttTCCTACTAATATGCCgatggaaaggtagccgttaagtcaatgggttagtggctacttgttcgatTTTCATAATATTCCGATccaaaggtagccgttaagtcagaggatacctaaacttcgagccaggattcgagccaggatccgagctaggatccgagctaggatccgagctaggatccgagccaggatccgagctaggatccgagccaggatcagagctaggatccgagccaggatcaaagctaggatccgagccaggatccgagctaggatcctagccaggattccagccaggattcgagctacaatgatctttttccgctattttgaacgtgacatgtcacataaccaggtttccttgtttgtgtttccgcttctgtggcccctttgaaaatgctaagaaattgCTTCCTCCTCACTCCCCATCGGTTTCTTTGGGCCTTCGCATATTCTAGGCGTAGGGGAGAGGATTTTTTAATAGCaacatcgaaaataaatatggcgtcttgtatcgtggttttcttctagatgcaaaattctgtacttagaaccaaaacacacctttaaagAGATCAAAATGGTAAGGAATAAGCATCAAGAAGACTCGAGCCATGGTTAGAAGGGTTACAATGGCTTAGAAGCAATGATATCGTGCTTCGGGCTGCAAGAGGTCTGCCTGagtacagaaaaaaaccaaaacagcgctacggaacactgtttaaaatggacttTCTCCTACTGGCTCCTTTAAGGTGTGGGAATATTGCTAGTTCAACCAAATGTATTGcgttattgttgttatttatataaACGGTCCAGCTGACTTTCACGTTCTCAACAGATGGACAACTAATTATTGATTTGGATGGTAcagcaggcgcgtagcgtggtcatttt containing:
- the LOC138005372 gene encoding uncharacterized protein, translated to MYSNSSSGGGGNNNNINLITGQKAMLLSLYLLNARSLSPKLDELTALLATSPVDLVAITESWLRSDIDDSLLSISAFNLFRKDRITGRGGGICVYLNNVIPCKRRLDSENPIFECLWLTLHPKRLPRRLSGMAVCVVYHPPGRPTESHKGLNDYLINTTDRLRNEHPDHGLVLLGDFNDFDCSNLVSHHILKQVVQQPTRDSAILDFIVTNMHNLYGSPTIHAPLGSSDHNIVLLAT